In Telopea speciosissima isolate NSW1024214 ecotype Mountain lineage chromosome 10, Tspe_v1, whole genome shotgun sequence, the DNA window GTTTAGGAAGATATAGACCTTAGTTTTCTATAATAAACTCTACCCCAGGCCTTGCCAGTAGAACCACAATTAATTTCAACCAATTAAGCCTGACCCAGCCTAGCAGGATGTCCTTCTAGGCATCACTATgcttagtgaagtataacgcttcacCATTTGTAATTTGATAATACATGAGTTAAATCCATATGATAAAAAGATCTCACTAAACTTAGTGACTGAAAAAAAACGAGTCTGGATCGTGTCCTTGTACAAATACCGTTCAAGGCCCTTCACGACTAATCACATGGAATCGACTGTGGGACTCACAGGAGGGATATGGATCGCGCCATCACACAATGTGAATTGCCTTGGAAGACCTTACTGGATAGTACTTGTACAAGAACCTGATCCGGTCCCGGAAAAAATCTATatgtaagtattttttttttttgtgtgtgaatattatttttctattaaaaCTTTAGTAGATATATACCTAATAGGACAGGTTGGATTCCGTTGAGGATGAGATTAATGGCCAACAAGGGGCAAAGCTCTGAGACTGCATTGGCAACAATTTCGCCACTTGTGAAGGCATAGCTAATATAATGGCGAATCGCCAACACGACTATAGCCAGGATCACTGTGATTATGAAAGATATTGATGTCACGATTATCGCTGAGAACGCTGCTGATTTTGGATTTCCTGCTCCAAGCTCATTGCTCACTCTCACACTgtcaagaaaaatatatatatatataatgttgtatttggtatgtattcttaaAATACATTTTAGATcgatttaatatttttaaataataaaaaataattatttttatcatctaagAATGTAAAATTAACTTAAATTGCATATATACCAAACACAGTCTAAGACTAATATCAATCTAGAGAATAAATACAACGGGAAAAAGACCAACCTTGCAGCTACATTGAATCCAAACGAGATCATGAAAACCCCCCTAGCTATCGTCATGCTGCACCAATCATATATTATACTCATACAATTTAGTTTACAATAAATGAGAAATGTTTTAATTTGTTTAGTTGTaaatataagagaaaagaaaaacttacCCCAAGGGTGTTATCAGTTCGATTCCCACTAAACAGTTCAATATCAATTCGATTCATGATGAAATTGGtataaaccaaaatcaaaaccataCTGAATACTATTCATTCCAAATTATTGAATCGGAATGCATTCCGTTTCAATATCTGGTTTGAATTTTTTAGAGCTTAAACTGTtgtattttaaatgttttttaaattaaagattcaaaatattatcTTGTTTTATAAATGGTCTGTTAGAGGTTTGAGTCTTTTCCTAATGTACACTTCTTCTTATAAGGGTAATTCCGTCCGttcaaatctaaattttaacacagttaatcatgaactgacagaatgggcttatttgttaccgtttgcaaaccttagggggatacgtagaattttccaaaattgggagataaaattatccttttgtCAGACCTCAGAGGTGTTGTGTGTAAattatcctttattttttaaagagttttggTTCACTTTTGAGAGTGCCAAGTGCCAAGTTTTTCAGTTTTTCACTTACCAAATAGAGAGTGAATCCAAAGCCACCTGCGGGTTTGGGAGCAAACCGGCAAGCAAAACCAGAATCTGAAAATACCAAGTCTCCAAGGACAGCATCACAGCCGAAGAAGCTGATAGCTTAAAGAAGTCGGGCAACCCGGAGAAAGCTTGTAGGGTGAACCCGGTCCAGGTGCGCTTGCAACGTTCACTCTTGGCGATGTATATGAACTGGGCCACCACTATGATCCACCACGACAGGCTCAGCACCAAGGAAGCCCCTAACAACCCAAGCCTGATCTTGTACACCACTACCCAGCTTAGCAACAAATGCATAAGCAGCGTAGCCGTCGATATGTAAGCGCTGGGACCCACAATACTCTGTGATTGCAAGAATTTCTGCATTGGAAAGTTGGCTGCGTAAGCAAAGATCTGAGGGATCAAGCCGTACACGAACATGGCAGCGGCCGATGCGATCCTTGATGATTGGCCGAGAAGTATCAAGATTGGCTTGGAGAAGATGTAGATCAGTGTGAGTGGGACCCCAGTTAGCATCAGAAGGATCGTTGATCTCTGAAGGTATATCCCTAGCATTTCATACTTGGATGCACCATAGGCTTGCCCACACAGGGTCTCCACTGCACTCCCCATTCCCAGCTGAATGACATAGCAAACACATACAGACATACACAACTAAGAATATATAAATCACGGTAAGGCCATTAatatatatgtaattttttatttcatcaggGCAGGATAgtagaaaattatctcctccagttccctgccgaGACCTAGCTAGTTTCATGGTCCCTCTAATAAGgagggagtggaccccactcaTGTAGAGTGTTCGGACAGGGGTAGGGTTGTTGTTGCGCTCTCTTTGTTAGGGGCACTGGGGACTGGGCTCGGCAGGGAACAACTTCAGGGTAGTATTTTCGCATCCTCTTTTGTCTGGAGTCTCATACatatttttatcctctcaagtgtggtgcactgagCAGTgcttgagaatccaaccattGTACATAACacttgaaaagataaaaagatgctACTGCCCATGTTTTAACGGTTGGATTCTCAAATGTGGTGCAATGGGCCCACGCTTGTGAGGATAAAAATCCCTAGAGTCTGTAGATACAGAGCCACACAATCaggtaactttatttttttcctcaaaAATCTAAAGAAGAAAGTTTTGAGAGTAACTCCCACGCCAGCACTCTTGTGTCCCTCTCCTCTCCCAATAAAATGATCTTCCTGCCCCTATCGATTGAATCGAAAGGGAGGCACAGATTGACTCTCGCACAGATGCAGGAACCATGCTTCCGGAGAGAGAACACTTTCCCCATGAATCTAtaatggagggagagagaagagtaatgaagaatgaatgtcTAATATAAGAGTATATATACATACGAGGAGGCCGTAGGTGAAGACTTGGATGCCAGTGTTGCCAAGGGAGGAGGCGGCGAGCTCGAGGTTACCAAGGTGGCCGGAGAAGATCTGGGTGGACATGGACATGAGATAGTTGATCATGTGGACTATCACTGCAGGGGCAGCGATGTAGAAGAGGAGCTTCAGCTCTATCAATGAAGCTAACCGGAGACGTTTGAAGCGAGACAACTGGGTATCTGATAGTATACTTTCAAGCTGGTTCCTTTTTGTCTGATGGATTATGGTTTCTTCTTTAACACTCTCCATGTCATGTACTACTGTGCTATTGGGGAGGGTTGTGAAGGATACTGAGAAGAAAGACTGGTATTTGTAAGGTTTtcaacgagagagagagagagagagagaaggggagtgACTCTTCTCCCAACACTAACCACGTGGAGCTTCCAAAACTGTCGTAGTTTTCAATATTCTTTTTTGAAAGTTAAAGATTTCTACTTCTCACCCACTATTGAACGGCCATCGCCTTGCCCGCGATTGTATTAGAATCTTGATTTTTTGTCGGCCAAGATTCTCGTGACACTAAGCCAAACTCTTTGACATTTATTTTAGAAGCCATATATTCAAGAAGAAAAGGTAGTAAttagtcttctctttttctcctacGGTTTAGATATGTGGTTAGATGAGATTGCATACGTACAGCCATTCGTTTTCATACCTCTTTTAAattgattacaaagaaaaatcGTCACTACAAATATATAGTGAAATCCTAGGGCTTCTATAGCACTTCAACATCAACCTACTAATGCAAGTggtggaatacaagacatcatacccCCCAACATGTActtctcaatctctattctctaGTCGACtcaaccttttttcttttttttctttttggtgaatCTAATCAACTCAACTTAATAAAGCCTTTTTCAAGCTAAACAATTTCCATTATGTGAATCGTGTTTCACTATTCAATTCTATCTAAGGTTGTAGGATAAAGTTTCATGCATCATACGTGAAGCAAAAGTACACTCACCTAGGATCATAAATGTTCTACCCCTTATTGTGTGAAGTCAATAATACCCTCCTAGTGTTCCCCAATACCCTCTTCACACCATCTGGACCCCACGCTTAAGGGAATCCTTTGAccgtgggtgaaagaaaactgcCTCCAATAACATATTAATTGATAAGAAGAAGTTACATGTTCTTTTTCACCATTTCTGCCAAGGTAATCTTCAACCTTCCCGAACCTCAAGGGGATAGCTCAATTGGCAAGGACCAACATCTCACAATTATGAAACCCTCACTTTAAATCTCCTTTGGCCTaccaattaaaaaaaggggaaaaggaacACTAACCGATGTTGTGCATGGGCATGTACCTGTGTCTAGACACAACCAACGTCAAAAGACTGATGCTGCCCCTAGTCCTTTCTGCCTTTCCAATGGGCAACATTGGTCTTTTCACGTTAGGCTGTATCTGGGCGTAGGTACACGCCAGGCACAAGATCAGTTagccttctttctccctaaataAAGTTATCAACTTACACAACGATCTAGTCCTAACCTACCCCATATTACTTTTTATTAACAATACATTCAATGACCTTCATTATATGTACCCAAACAACTTCAAGATTTAATActattttttaggaaaaagaaGGCTTGCGCCTAGGCATAAGAAGGGAGAAATGACAGCCCACCTccctgaaatgaaaaatcccatcCCTATTAGATCCccttgcatgctctcattggctgccacaCTGGTGTAGGCGTCATGCAGCTTGGCAGTGaccccttccctttttttatttattaggaAGCAGTTTTTCAGTCCAAGAGTGTGACCTagaccagcactcccatgtgtctatctctctcctcctcaaaacaaggggatagaggtgtctttttacgtgggaaagagagagatcttttgcccttttttattatttcattttagtCCAAAATATAACCCCTaccgagtttttttttttttttttttttttggaattggaaagCTTTAATAGGGGGTGGGGGATAGGGGATGAGAATAGGCCctaaggtggtttgaactcatgacctcttatttgaggagttggtcttttgccaactgaacTGACCCCTTGGGGTAACCCCTACCAAGTTTTATTTACAAAGATCTAACACGCACTGAAGATAAAGATACAAAAACCTATATTTTTGAGTGGTTAGAAGATAAAGAACTAAAGTACACCTCCCTTATGAAATCCATCAGATCTGAAGCGAGCAAGACCCCCAGCAGCACTTTTGCCTCCTTAAGCACATTATGATTAATCTCAAAGGAATCCAAACGCTCTTTCAATAAAAATTCGATGGTGCCATCCATGATCCGACCAAGGCGCATCACCAACCATTTCCACACATGAAATCCACAATATGGCTCTAACTTCAGCAAAGATATCCATGATCGATCACTATTCGTTAAGGGTGAAAAGAGGCAAAAAATAATTCTACACTGATTATCACTAAAAGATAGCAAGCACCCTCACCACTAAGTCAaggttctctttttttgtttttttgataa includes these proteins:
- the LOC122643694 gene encoding protein DETOXIFICATION 40-like → MINYLMSMSTQIFSGHLGNLELAASSLGNTGIQVFTYGLLLGMGSAVETLCGQAYGASKYEMLGIYLQRSTILLMLTGVPLTLIYIFSKPILILLGQSSRIASAAAMFVYGLIPQIFAYAANFPMQKFLQSQSIVGPSAYISTATLLMHLLLSWVVVYKIRLGLLGASLVLSLSWWIIVVAQFIYIAKSERCKRTWTGFTLQAFSGLPDFFKLSASSAVMLSLETWYFQILVLLAGLLPNPQVALDSLSICMTIAGWVFMISVGFNAAASVRVSNELGAGNPKSAAFSVMIVTSISFIIAVILAIVVLAMHHYISYAFTSGEIVADAVSELCPLLAINLILNGIQPILSGVAVGCGWQKFVAYVNVGCYYVVGIPLGTVLGFKFNFGAKGIWCGMIGGTAMQTMILIWVTYRTDWKMEVEKAKKRLDKWKLMEVTPGN